Proteins encoded in a region of the Deefgea piscis genome:
- a CDS encoding TetR/AcrR family transcriptional regulator yields the protein MTSEHIDVRQHILDTAKPIILGKGFSAVGLTEILTAAAVPKGSFYHYFKSKEAFGEALLEDYFANYCQRLDEIFNTQGSNAGERMLAYWGSWLETQSCDDRDGQCLTVKLAAEVSDLSESMRGCLVRGTQQLLARIAQCLSEGEQDASIPHFASTEQTALHLYEIWLGATLLTKIRRDRSALEGAMQSTRDILSLR from the coding sequence ATGACTTCTGAACACATCGACGTACGTCAGCATATTTTGGATACCGCCAAGCCGATTATTCTCGGCAAGGGGTTTTCGGCTGTCGGTTTGACTGAGATTTTAACCGCTGCCGCCGTACCCAAAGGCTCGTTTTACCATTACTTCAAATCCAAAGAAGCATTTGGCGAAGCTTTGCTTGAGGATTATTTTGCCAATTACTGCCAGCGCTTAGATGAAATTTTTAACACCCAAGGCTCAAACGCTGGCGAGCGGATGTTGGCGTACTGGGGCAGTTGGCTAGAAACCCAAAGCTGCGACGACCGCGATGGGCAATGCCTCACCGTAAAATTGGCCGCCGAAGTCTCGGATTTATCTGAAAGCATGCGCGGCTGTTTAGTGCGTGGCACTCAGCAATTATTAGCCCGTATTGCTCAGTGCTTAAGCGAGGGCGAGCAAGATGCCTCAATACCCCACTTTGCCAGCACCGAGCAAACGGCACTGCATTTATACGAAATTTGGTTGGGCGCGACTTTACTCACCAAAATTCGCCGCGATCGCAGCGCGCTCGAGGGCGCAATGCAAAGCACTCGGGATATTTTAAGCTTGCGTTAA
- a CDS encoding iron-containing alcohol dehydrogenase yields MTNFEFFNPTKIVFGTNTIAQLDQLVPANARVMVLLGGESARKNGTLAEVKAALGAREVHEFNGIEPNPSYETLMQAVEMIRAEKLDFLLAVGGGSVIDGTKFIAAAVPFVGEPWDILTHFGGNIQSALPFGTVLTLPATGSEMNHGAVITQKATQTKLPFMNPLVFPQFSILDPSKTFTLPERQIANGVVDAFVHTIEQYLTYPANGMVQDRYAEGLLQTLIEIGPKVLAKPQDYDLRANLMWAATQALNGLIGAGVPQDWSTHMIGHELTALFDIDHARTLAVVLPASLMLRSESKREKLLQYADRVWHLHHGSEDERIAAAIEKTRDFFEAMGIKTKLSDYDLGPAAIDAVIAQLAAHGMTQLGERQDVTLEISRDILTAAL; encoded by the coding sequence ATGACTAATTTTGAATTTTTCAATCCAACTAAAATCGTATTTGGCACCAACACCATTGCGCAACTCGATCAACTCGTTCCGGCCAACGCCCGCGTAATGGTGTTGCTCGGCGGCGAAAGCGCCCGCAAAAACGGCACCTTGGCCGAAGTCAAAGCCGCGCTTGGCGCTCGTGAAGTGCACGAATTTAACGGCATTGAGCCTAATCCGTCGTATGAAACACTGATGCAAGCGGTAGAGATGATTCGTGCCGAAAAACTCGATTTTCTACTGGCAGTGGGCGGCGGCTCAGTGATTGACGGCACTAAATTTATCGCCGCAGCAGTACCTTTTGTTGGCGAACCTTGGGATATTTTGACCCACTTTGGCGGCAACATTCAAAGCGCCTTGCCATTTGGCACCGTGTTAACACTACCGGCAACCGGCTCAGAAATGAATCATGGCGCGGTGATTACGCAAAAAGCCACGCAAACCAAATTGCCATTTATGAATCCTTTGGTATTCCCACAGTTTTCGATTCTAGATCCAAGCAAAACCTTCACCTTGCCAGAGCGCCAAATCGCCAATGGCGTGGTCGATGCTTTTGTTCACACCATTGAGCAATACCTCACTTACCCAGCCAATGGCATGGTGCAAGATCGCTACGCCGAAGGCCTATTACAAACCTTGATCGAGATTGGCCCTAAAGTATTGGCCAAGCCACAAGACTACGATTTACGCGCCAATTTAATGTGGGCCGCCACCCAAGCACTCAATGGCTTAATCGGCGCCGGCGTGCCGCAAGACTGGTCAACGCATATGATCGGCCACGAACTCACAGCCCTTTTTGATATTGATCACGCCCGCACATTGGCAGTGGTCTTGCCGGCCAGCTTGATGCTACGCAGCGAAAGCAAACGCGAAAAACTGTTGCAATACGCCGACCGCGTTTGGCATCTACACCACGGCAGTGAAGACGAGCGCATCGCCGCCGCGATTGAAAAAACCCGTGATTTCTTTGAAGCCATGGGTATTAAAACCAAATTATCCGATTACGATTTAGGCCCTGCGGCCATCGACGCGGTGATTGCGCAACTGGCTGCCCACGGCATGACGCAATTGGGTGAACGCCAAGATGTAACGCTTGAAATCAGTCGCGACATTTTAACTGCCGCACTATAA